In Antechinus flavipes isolate AdamAnt ecotype Samford, QLD, Australia chromosome 3, AdamAnt_v2, whole genome shotgun sequence, a genomic segment contains:
- the EIF2A gene encoding eukaryotic translation initiation factor 2A encodes MAPSTPLLAVRGSEGLYMVNGPPNFTENTVFLRESGKNCKVYAFSKDGSLFAWCNGEKVNLVNVADNGLLHSFNLPKAVCLEFSPKNSVLAIWQPYTTSKDGTSGVPNLQLYDVKTGKCLKSFIQKKMQNWCPSWADDESICARNVNNEVHFFENNNFSTIANKLHLQKISDFVLSPGPQPCKVAVYVPGSKGAPSFVRLYQYPSFSGPHAALANKSFFKADKVTMLWNKKATAVLVIASTDVDKTGASYYGEQTLHYIATNGESAVVQLPKNGPIYDVVWNTSSTEFCAVYGFMPAKATIFNLKCDPVFDFGTGPRNAAYYSPHGNILVLAGFGNLRGQMEVWDVKNYKLISKPVASDSTYFAWCPDGEHIVTATCAPRLRVSNGYKIWHYTGSILHKYDVPSNAEIWQVSWQPFLDGVFPAKAVTYQAVPSEVPEVESKVATAYRPPALRNKPITSSKLHEDEPPQNMKPPLSKTALKNQRKHEAKKAAKQEARNEGSQDLALNPAPQQNPPRNVSLPTSGDPEVDKKIKNLRKKLKAIEQLKEQAASGKQLEKNQMEKIQKESALLQELEDLELGV; translated from the exons tccgAGGATCAGAGGGGCTCTACATGGTGAATGGGCCACCAAATTTCACAGAAAATACAGTGTTTCTAAG GGAATCAGGGAAAAATTGCAAAGTCTATGCCTTTAGCAAGGATGGAAGTCTGTTTGCTTGGTGTAATGGAGAAAA AGTAAATCTTGTGAATGTTGCTGACAATGGGTTGCTGCATTCCTTCAATCTTCCAAAAGCAGTTTGCCTTGAATTTTCACCAAAAAATAGTGTCCTAGCAATATGGCAGCCTTACACAA CTTCTAAAGATGGCACATCAGGAGTACCTAATCTACAACTTTATGatgtaaaaactggaaaatgtttaAAGTCTTTTATCCAGAAGAAGATGCagaactg gtGTCCATCTTGGGCAGATGATGAAAGCATTTGTGCTAGAAACGTTAATAATGAAGTTCACTTCTTTGAAAACAACAACTTCA GTACAATTGCAAACAAACTTCATTTACAAAAAATTAGTGATTTTGTATTATCACCAGGACCCCAGCCATGCAAg GTGGCTGTCTATGTTCCTGGCAGCAAGGGAGCTCCATCATTTGTAAGGCTGTACCAGTACCCCAGTTTTAGTGGCCCTCATGCTGCACTGGCTAACAAAAGCTTCTTTAAGGCTGATAAGGTGACAATGCTGTGGAATAAAAAAG CCACTGCTGTGTTAGTAATTGCTAGTACAGATGTTGACAAGACTGGAGCTTCTTATTATGGAGAACAAACCCTACACTACATTGCAACCAATGGAGAAAGTGCTGTGGTGCAATTAC caaAAAATGGTCCCATATATGATGTAGTATGGAATACCAGTTCCACCGAGTTTTGTGCCGTTTATGGTTTTATGCCAGCCAAAGCTacaatttttaatttgaaatgtgATCCTGTGTTTGATTTTGGAACTGGTCCTCGGAATGCAGCCTACTACAGCCCTCATGGAAATATATTAGTACTTGCTGGGTTTGGAAATCTCCGGGGACAGATGGAAGTGTGGGATGTTAAAAACTACAAACTTATTTCCAAACCAGTGGCTTCAGATTCGACGTACTTTGCCTGGTGCCCAGATGGAGAGCATATTGTAACTGCTACATGTGCTCCAAGGTTACGCGTTAGTAATGGATACAAGATTTGGCATTATACTGGCTCAATTCTACACAAATATGATGTCCCATCCAATGCAGAAATATGGCAAGTATCCTGGCAGCCATTTTTGGATGGAGTATTTCCAGCAAAAGCAGTAACTTATCAAGCAGTACCAAGTGAAGTGCCAGAGGTGGAGTCTAAGGTTGCAACAGCTTACAGACCTCCAGCCTTAAGAAACAAACCCATAACTAGCTCCAAGCTG CATGAGGATGAACCACCTCAGAATATGAAACCGCCATTATCTAAGACAGctctgaaaaatcaaagaaaacatgaaGCCAAGAAAGCTGCCAAGCAG GAAGCCAGAAACGAAGGCAGTCAGGATTTGGCCCTTAATCCAGCTCCACAGCAGAACCCCCCACGGAATGTCTCTCTGCCAACATCGGGAGACCCTGAGGtagacaaaaaaatcaagaacctGAGAAAG AAACTGAAAGCAATCGAACAATTGAAAGAACAAGCAGCTAGTGGTAAACAGCTTGAGAAAAATCAG atGGAGAAGATTCAGAAAGAAAGTGCCCTCCTACAAGAGCTGGAAGACTTGGAGTTGGGTGTTTGA